A region from the Salvia splendens isolate huo1 chromosome 15, SspV2, whole genome shotgun sequence genome encodes:
- the LOC121767852 gene encoding LEAF RUST 10 DISEASE-RESISTANCE LOCUS RECEPTOR-LIKE PROTEIN KINASE-like 1.2 isoform X3, whose product MYEGDELVGDELRRCGRNTVAAVEGGGEVVEVLRRGFVMKWRASECGACERSGGRCGFNETTYLFRCFCPNRPRYWLCRSDKDRPIVTTRSVPSSLHINRIFDLAM is encoded by the exons ATGTATGAAGGGGATGAGTTGGTAGGAGATGAACTGAGGAGGTGTGGGAGGAATAcggtggcggcggtggaggGTGGTGGGGAGGTGGTCGAGGTTTTGAGGAGAGGGTTTGTGATGAAATGGAGAGCGAGTGAGTGCGGCGCGTGCGAGCGGAGTGGGGGGCGCTGCGGCTTCAACGAGACCACCTACTTGTTTAGGTGCTTCTGCCCGAACCGGCCTCGCTACTGGTTGTGCAGATCCG ATAAGGATAGGCCGATTGTTACTACCAGGAG TGTGCCTTCTTCTCTGCATATTAATCGCATTTTTGATCTGGCaatgtga
- the LOC121767852 gene encoding LEAF RUST 10 DISEASE-RESISTANCE LOCUS RECEPTOR-LIKE PROTEIN KINASE-like 1.2 isoform X2 has product MYEGDELVGDELRRCGRNTVAAVEGGGEVVEVLRRGFVMKWRASECGACERSGGRCGFNETTYLFRCFCPNRPRYWLCRSDKDRPIVTTRSYIRRCSVPSSLHINRIFDLAM; this is encoded by the exons ATGTATGAAGGGGATGAGTTGGTAGGAGATGAACTGAGGAGGTGTGGGAGGAATAcggtggcggcggtggaggGTGGTGGGGAGGTGGTCGAGGTTTTGAGGAGAGGGTTTGTGATGAAATGGAGAGCGAGTGAGTGCGGCGCGTGCGAGCGGAGTGGGGGGCGCTGCGGCTTCAACGAGACCACCTACTTGTTTAGGTGCTTCTGCCCGAACCGGCCTCGCTACTGGTTGTGCAGATCCG ATAAGGATAGGCCGATTGTTACTACCAGGAG CTATATTCGGAGGTGCAGTGTGCCTTCTTCTCTGCATATTAATCGCATTTTTGATCTGGCaatgtga
- the LOC121768271 gene encoding uncharacterized protein LOC121768271 isoform X2, translated as MLGPGLQFNRSRNGEDRFYSVAKARLSQDLRRAQSDVPPSRSKSQPGEPLPEKSDEDIPASPPVSELSPLCNLERFLESVTPSLPAQYLPKMKVRSWRTSNAESQPFFVLSDLWESFKEWSAYGVGVPLILNDRDGVVQYYVPYLSGIQLYADLSKSTVKLRSGEDSDGEYFRDSSSDGSSDSEQERGGLNYSREQQSYLQSSNSPLTVDHMAFQEGFSSDEGETGSSQGCLLFEYLERDPPYSREPLANKISDLALHCPELKTLRSCDLLPSSWISVAWYPIYRIPTGPTLRDLDACFLTFHSLHTPMTGSEVVHPPVVTYPSGSDDDPLVSLPVFGLASYKYKASLWTPLTGHQRQLENSLLQAADNWLNLLRVNHPDFSFFCRR; from the exons ATGTTGGGGCCAGGCTTGCAGTTCAATAGGAGTAGAAACGGTGAAGATCGGTTTTACAGCGTGGCGAAGGCTCGACTGAGTCAAGATTTGCGGAGGGCTCAGAGTGATGTCCCGCCTAGCCGTTCAAAGAGCCAGCCAGGTGAGCCGCTGCCGGAGAAGTCGGATGAAGATATTCCGGCGTCGCCGCCGGTGTCGGAGCTCTCTCCTTTGTGCAATCTGGAGAGGTTCTTGGAATCTGTGACGCCATCGTTACCGGCGCAGTATTTACCCAAG ATGAAAGTGAGGAGTTGGAGAACAAGTAATGCAGAATCTCAGCCCTTCTTTGTGCTAAGTGATCTGTGGGAGTCGTTTAAAGAATGGAGTGCATATGGTGTGGGAGTGCCTTTGATACTGAATGATCGTGATGGCGTTGTTCAGTATTATGTGCCCTACCTGTCGGGCATTCAATTGTACGCTGACCTTTCAAAGAGCACAGTGAAATTAAG ATCTGGTGAAGATAGTGATGGTGAATATTTTAGGGATTCTAGTAGTGATGGAAGCAGTGATAGTGAGCAGGAGAGGGGTGGCTTGAACTATTCTAGAGAACAACAAAGTTACCTCCAGAGCAGTAATAGTCCTCTCACAGTGGATCATATGGCATTTCAAGAAGGTTTCTCTAGCGACGAAGGTGAAACCGGAAGCTCTCAGGGATGCTTGTTGTTTGAGTATCTTGAACGTGACCCCCCCTATTCTAGGGAGCCTTTGGCAAACAAG ATATCTGATCTTGCTCTCCATTGCCCTGAACTAAAAACGTTGAGGAGCTGTGATTTACTTCCATCAAGCTGGATTTCTGTCGCCTG GTACCCGATTTACAGAATACCTACGGGTCCAACTCTCAGAGACCTGGACGCTTGCTTCTTGACCTTCCATTCTCTTCATACACCCATGACAG GAAGTGAAGTTGTGCATCCCCCAGTTGTGACATACCCTAGTGGGAGCGATGACGATCCTCTAGTTTCACTTCCGGTATTCGGGCTGGCTTCGTATAAATACAAAGCATCGCTGTGGACTCCGCTGACAGGGCATCAGCGGCAGCTGGAAAATTCTCTGCTGCAAGCTGCGGATAACTGGCTAAACTTGCTCCGAGTGAATCACCCTGATTTCTCCTTCTTCTGCCGCAGATAA
- the LOC121767852 gene encoding LEAF RUST 10 DISEASE-RESISTANCE LOCUS RECEPTOR-LIKE PROTEIN KINASE-like 1.2 isoform X4: protein MYEGDELVGDELRRCGRNTVAAVEGGGEVVEVLRRGFVMKWRASECGACERSGGRCGFNETTYLFRCFCPNRPRYWLCRSDKDRPIVTTRRFIW, encoded by the exons ATGTATGAAGGGGATGAGTTGGTAGGAGATGAACTGAGGAGGTGTGGGAGGAATAcggtggcggcggtggaggGTGGTGGGGAGGTGGTCGAGGTTTTGAGGAGAGGGTTTGTGATGAAATGGAGAGCGAGTGAGTGCGGCGCGTGCGAGCGGAGTGGGGGGCGCTGCGGCTTCAACGAGACCACCTACTTGTTTAGGTGCTTCTGCCCGAACCGGCCTCGCTACTGGTTGTGCAGATCCG ATAAGGATAGGCCGATTGTTACTACCAGGAG ATTCATTTGGTGA
- the LOC121767852 gene encoding LEAF RUST 10 DISEASE-RESISTANCE LOCUS RECEPTOR-LIKE PROTEIN KINASE-like 1.2 isoform X1, which produces MYEGDELVGDELRRCGRNTVAAVEGGGEVVEVLRRGFVMKWRASECGACERSGGRCGFNETTYLFRCFCPNRPRYWLCRSDKDRPIVTTRRYVKALTLVILICWDSNHRLKNIPLMY; this is translated from the exons ATGTATGAAGGGGATGAGTTGGTAGGAGATGAACTGAGGAGGTGTGGGAGGAATAcggtggcggcggtggaggGTGGTGGGGAGGTGGTCGAGGTTTTGAGGAGAGGGTTTGTGATGAAATGGAGAGCGAGTGAGTGCGGCGCGTGCGAGCGGAGTGGGGGGCGCTGCGGCTTCAACGAGACCACCTACTTGTTTAGGTGCTTCTGCCCGAACCGGCCTCGCTACTGGTTGTGCAGATCCG ATAAGGATAGGCCGATTGTTACTACCAGGAGGTATGTAAAAGCTCTCACTCTTGTAATACTCATTTGTTGGGATTCAAATCATAGATTAAAAAATATACCATTAATGTATTAG
- the LOC121768271 gene encoding uncharacterized protein LOC121768271 isoform X1: MLGPGLQFNRSRNGEDRFYSVAKARLSQDLRRAQSDVPPSRSKSQPGEPLPEKSDEDIPASPPVSELSPLCNLERFLESVTPSLPAQYLPKMKVRSWRTSNAESQPFFVLSDLWESFKEWSAYGVGVPLILNDRDGVVQYYVPYLSGIQLYADLSKSTVKLRRSGEDSDGEYFRDSSSDGSSDSEQERGGLNYSREQQSYLQSSNSPLTVDHMAFQEGFSSDEGETGSSQGCLLFEYLERDPPYSREPLANKISDLALHCPELKTLRSCDLLPSSWISVAWYPIYRIPTGPTLRDLDACFLTFHSLHTPMTGSEVVHPPVVTYPSGSDDDPLVSLPVFGLASYKYKASLWTPLTGHQRQLENSLLQAADNWLNLLRVNHPDFSFFCRR; encoded by the exons ATGTTGGGGCCAGGCTTGCAGTTCAATAGGAGTAGAAACGGTGAAGATCGGTTTTACAGCGTGGCGAAGGCTCGACTGAGTCAAGATTTGCGGAGGGCTCAGAGTGATGTCCCGCCTAGCCGTTCAAAGAGCCAGCCAGGTGAGCCGCTGCCGGAGAAGTCGGATGAAGATATTCCGGCGTCGCCGCCGGTGTCGGAGCTCTCTCCTTTGTGCAATCTGGAGAGGTTCTTGGAATCTGTGACGCCATCGTTACCGGCGCAGTATTTACCCAAG ATGAAAGTGAGGAGTTGGAGAACAAGTAATGCAGAATCTCAGCCCTTCTTTGTGCTAAGTGATCTGTGGGAGTCGTTTAAAGAATGGAGTGCATATGGTGTGGGAGTGCCTTTGATACTGAATGATCGTGATGGCGTTGTTCAGTATTATGTGCCCTACCTGTCGGGCATTCAATTGTACGCTGACCTTTCAAAGAGCACAGTGAAATTAAG gAGATCTGGTGAAGATAGTGATGGTGAATATTTTAGGGATTCTAGTAGTGATGGAAGCAGTGATAGTGAGCAGGAGAGGGGTGGCTTGAACTATTCTAGAGAACAACAAAGTTACCTCCAGAGCAGTAATAGTCCTCTCACAGTGGATCATATGGCATTTCAAGAAGGTTTCTCTAGCGACGAAGGTGAAACCGGAAGCTCTCAGGGATGCTTGTTGTTTGAGTATCTTGAACGTGACCCCCCCTATTCTAGGGAGCCTTTGGCAAACAAG ATATCTGATCTTGCTCTCCATTGCCCTGAACTAAAAACGTTGAGGAGCTGTGATTTACTTCCATCAAGCTGGATTTCTGTCGCCTG GTACCCGATTTACAGAATACCTACGGGTCCAACTCTCAGAGACCTGGACGCTTGCTTCTTGACCTTCCATTCTCTTCATACACCCATGACAG GAAGTGAAGTTGTGCATCCCCCAGTTGTGACATACCCTAGTGGGAGCGATGACGATCCTCTAGTTTCACTTCCGGTATTCGGGCTGGCTTCGTATAAATACAAAGCATCGCTGTGGACTCCGCTGACAGGGCATCAGCGGCAGCTGGAAAATTCTCTGCTGCAAGCTGCGGATAACTGGCTAAACTTGCTCCGAGTGAATCACCCTGATTTCTCCTTCTTCTGCCGCAGATAA